A single region of the Salvia miltiorrhiza cultivar Shanhuang (shh) chromosome 8, IMPLAD_Smil_shh, whole genome shotgun sequence genome encodes:
- the LOC131001194 gene encoding uncharacterized protein LOC131001194 isoform X1: MANSLLFCGIALLTMVSVSSLRSGGGDPRPDIDKVPEFARWLVRRAKFGTLAIVQMVEVPEPFGYIASYSDGGTGSPYFYLSSLDPAGAYASTNTALACLTISEVFINGCGGVDPQSPGCAKVALTGRLRMLPGDSDEGGMAEGALFRDHPAFARFPRQNGTFAVYKLDIERIFLVNKAAPARDLTVDDYFDA; the protein is encoded by the exons ATGGCTAATTCGTTGTTGTTTTGTGGCATTGCTTTACTAACAATGGTTTCAGTGAGCAGTCTGAGGTCCGGTGGCGGCGATCCTCGACCGGATATAGACAAAGTGCCTGAATTTGCGAGATGGCTTGTCCGGCGTGCCAAGTTTGGCACTCTAGCGATCGTGCAGATGGTGGAGGTACCGGAGCCGTTCGGGTACATCGCTTCTTACAGCGATGGCGGCACCGGAAGCCCCTATTTTTATCTATCCTCACTCGACCCGGCGGGGGCGTACGCGTCGACCAACACCGCGCTAGCTTGCCTCACGATCAGTGAGGTGTTTATCAATGGCTGCGGCGGCGTGGATCCGCAGTCGCCTGGCTGCGCCAAGGTCGCACTGACAGGACGG CTTCGTATGCTCCCCGGAGACTCTGACGAGGGTGGCATGGCCGAGGGCGCCTTATTCCGCGACCACCCCGCCTTTGCCA GATTCCCGAGGCAAAACGGCACTTTTGCCGTTTACAAGCTGGACATCGAGAGAATTTTCCTCGTCAATAAGGCCGCGCCGGCGAGGGACCTCACGGTCGACGACTACTTCGACGCCTAG
- the LOC131001194 gene encoding uncharacterized protein LOC131001194 isoform X2 — protein MANSLLFCGIALLTMVSVSSLRSGGGDPRPDIDKVPEFARWLVRRAKFGTLAIVQMVEVPEPFGYIASYSDGGTGSPYFYLSSLDPAGAYASTNTALACLTISEVFINGCGGVDPQSPGCAKLRMLPGDSDEGGMAEGALFRDHPAFARFPRQNGTFAVYKLDIERIFLVNKAAPARDLTVDDYFDA, from the exons ATGGCTAATTCGTTGTTGTTTTGTGGCATTGCTTTACTAACAATGGTTTCAGTGAGCAGTCTGAGGTCCGGTGGCGGCGATCCTCGACCGGATATAGACAAAGTGCCTGAATTTGCGAGATGGCTTGTCCGGCGTGCCAAGTTTGGCACTCTAGCGATCGTGCAGATGGTGGAGGTACCGGAGCCGTTCGGGTACATCGCTTCTTACAGCGATGGCGGCACCGGAAGCCCCTATTTTTATCTATCCTCACTCGACCCGGCGGGGGCGTACGCGTCGACCAACACCGCGCTAGCTTGCCTCACGATCAGTGAGGTGTTTATCAATGGCTGCGGCGGCGTGGATCCGCAGTCGCCTGGCTGCGCCAAG CTTCGTATGCTCCCCGGAGACTCTGACGAGGGTGGCATGGCCGAGGGCGCCTTATTCCGCGACCACCCCGCCTTTGCCA GATTCCCGAGGCAAAACGGCACTTTTGCCGTTTACAAGCTGGACATCGAGAGAATTTTCCTCGTCAATAAGGCCGCGCCGGCGAGGGACCTCACGGTCGACGACTACTTCGACGCCTAG